A genomic region of Hydrogenovibrio crunogenus contains the following coding sequences:
- the recN gene encoding DNA repair protein RecN has product MLQELSIQNLALIEKLQLNFDTGFTTLTGETGAGKSILLDALGLALGERADSSLVRHGTLKADITADFDITNLPQVQAWLAENELDEDNECLLRRTLTSEGRSKAYINGLPASVSQLKMLSSLLIDIHGQHEHQSLMHTSKQLELLDAYAQHDALLNETEKAYQAWQKLNQEYQTLLNDQTDRQSKIELLSFQQQEFDKVQPQADEFEALSEEQNSLSHANEIKQSVFTAYDILEGDGGVTEKLSHAISELEKVSEFSPQLSDVLQQLNSIQIECQEVADDIQSQNHQVELDPERLQVVDERLSELFGLAKKYQLDPENLINKHQEIQASLAGLMQSGESLEQLKQNIDQAWSEFNQAAEALTASRQKAASQLSQTVTETMQTLGMENGQFAIDVLASDKATRLGLDSTQFKVTANKGQPLQPLAKVASGGELSRISLAIQVASAEVASLPSMIFDEVDVGIGGGIAEVVGQKMQQLGRHRQIFSITHLAQVAAYGDQQLNISKQTQNDQTTTQVIALQTEERVQELARMLGGMKITEQTLKHAEEMLQTAQSNR; this is encoded by the coding sequence ATGCTACAAGAATTGTCGATTCAAAATCTTGCTCTTATCGAAAAACTTCAACTCAACTTTGACACAGGGTTCACCACCTTAACCGGGGAAACCGGTGCCGGAAAATCGATTTTACTCGATGCCTTAGGGCTGGCGCTAGGCGAAAGAGCCGACAGCAGTTTGGTGCGCCATGGCACCTTAAAAGCGGACATTACCGCCGATTTTGATATTACCAATCTGCCACAAGTTCAGGCCTGGTTGGCAGAGAATGAATTGGATGAAGACAATGAATGTTTGTTGCGTCGTACACTGACGTCAGAAGGACGTTCAAAAGCCTACATTAATGGTTTACCCGCCTCGGTTTCACAGTTAAAGATGCTGAGCAGTCTCTTGATTGATATTCATGGTCAGCACGAGCACCAATCGCTGATGCATACCAGTAAGCAATTGGAGCTTTTAGATGCTTACGCTCAACATGACGCCTTACTGAATGAGACGGAGAAAGCCTACCAGGCCTGGCAAAAACTCAATCAAGAATACCAAACGTTGCTCAATGACCAAACAGACCGCCAAAGCAAAATTGAACTGCTGAGCTTTCAGCAACAAGAATTCGACAAAGTTCAGCCGCAAGCAGATGAATTTGAAGCGTTGTCGGAAGAACAAAACAGTTTGTCGCACGCCAATGAAATCAAGCAATCGGTCTTTACCGCCTATGACATCCTAGAAGGCGATGGCGGTGTCACTGAAAAACTCAGCCATGCCATTTCTGAACTCGAAAAAGTCAGCGAATTTTCACCACAATTGTCCGATGTCTTGCAACAGCTGAATAGCATTCAGATTGAATGTCAGGAAGTCGCCGATGACATCCAATCACAAAACCACCAGGTCGAATTAGACCCTGAACGGTTACAAGTGGTCGACGAACGTTTATCGGAGCTGTTTGGTTTGGCCAAAAAATATCAGCTTGATCCGGAAAACCTGATTAACAAACATCAAGAAATCCAAGCCAGTTTGGCCGGTTTAATGCAATCTGGCGAATCACTTGAACAGCTGAAACAAAATATTGACCAGGCCTGGTCAGAGTTTAATCAAGCCGCTGAAGCTCTAACCGCTTCTCGTCAAAAAGCCGCCTCACAACTCAGTCAAACCGTGACCGAAACCATGCAAACACTCGGTATGGAAAACGGCCAGTTTGCCATTGATGTTCTAGCATCCGACAAAGCGACTCGCCTAGGATTAGACAGTACCCAGTTTAAAGTGACTGCCAATAAAGGCCAACCACTACAACCGCTTGCCAAAGTTGCGTCGGGTGGGGAACTTTCACGAATCAGTCTGGCTATACAGGTCGCGAGTGCGGAGGTGGCGAGCTTGCCGTCGATGATTTTTGATGAAGTCGACGTTGGCATTGGCGGCGGCATCGCTGAAGTGGTCGGTCAAAAAATGCAACAATTGGGACGACACCGCCAAATCTTCTCGATCACCCATCTCGCGCAAGTAGCGGCCTATGGTGATCAGCAGCTGAACATCAGCAAACAAACCCAAAATGACCAAACCACCACTCAGGTGATCGCACTCCAAACAGAAGAGCGCGTGCAAGAATTAGCGCGCATGCTCGGAGGAATGAAAATCACTGAACAAACCTTGAAACATGCGGAAGAGATGCTACAGACGGCACAATCTAACCGTTAG
- a CDS encoding NAD(+) kinase, with amino-acid sequence MFNKIGIFGKYSGIQSWDLIDKLILYFQKKQKKVILDQRSCADFPIERYGIERLERDALMKEIDFAVVVGGDGTFLDVARCIVDYNIPILGVNLGRLGFLADVSPDTMMVTLDEVLADDYTCEERTLLHVLIKKDGETLFDEVAFNDVVLHKNDSPRMIEFETFVDNRFLNSQRSDGLIIATPTGSTAYSLSAGGPIVDPGLNAMTLVSINPHTMSNRPVVVSGDSEILIRPHDNCSGTASIICDGQVTFQIEAKHETYVTRHPNFIKMVHPKNHDHYELLRAKLNWGQKL; translated from the coding sequence ATGTTTAATAAAATCGGTATTTTTGGTAAATACAGCGGCATTCAATCATGGGATTTGATTGATAAACTGATTTTATATTTTCAAAAGAAGCAGAAAAAGGTCATATTAGATCAACGGTCTTGTGCCGACTTCCCTATCGAGCGTTATGGCATAGAGCGCTTAGAACGAGATGCACTCATGAAAGAAATTGATTTTGCCGTTGTCGTGGGCGGTGATGGCACTTTTCTGGACGTCGCTCGGTGTATCGTCGATTACAACATCCCTATTCTCGGCGTCAATTTAGGGCGCTTAGGATTCTTAGCAGATGTTTCCCCTGATACGATGATGGTCACGCTGGACGAAGTGCTTGCCGATGATTACACCTGTGAAGAAAGAACACTGCTGCATGTGCTCATTAAAAAAGATGGCGAAACCTTATTTGATGAAGTCGCGTTCAACGATGTCGTTTTACACAAAAATGACTCGCCACGTATGATTGAATTCGAAACCTTTGTCGACAATCGTTTTTTGAACAGTCAACGTTCTGATGGGTTGATTATCGCCACGCCAACCGGATCAACCGCTTATTCGTTGTCTGCAGGCGGTCCCATCGTTGACCCGGGTCTTAACGCTATGACACTGGTATCGATTAACCCCCATACGATGAGCAACCGTCCAGTCGTGGTTTCGGGTGACAGCGAAATTTTAATTCGTCCGCATGATAACTGTAGTGGCACAGCATCGATTATTTGTGATGGTCAAGTGACCTTTCAAATTGAAGCCAAACACGAAACCTATGTGACACGCCACCCTAACTTCATTAAAATGGTGCATCCTAAAAACCATGATCATTATGAATTACTGCGTGCGAAACTGAATTGGGGTCAAAAACTTTAA
- the hrcA gene encoding heat-inducible transcriptional repressor HrcA, with the protein MNLNDRSQLLFKHLMALYLNDGKPVGSSVLAKLPDVSVSSATVRNVMSDLEKMGLIHSPHTSAGRVPTDHGFRVFVDSILTVQPLNSSLTQEIQRGFTQAQTQEELLGSASNILSGLTGMASLVMLPNQEQETLRHIDFVKLNNKRVLVVLVLNDQDVQNRIIEFEEDVSSSQLIQAANYLNEHFAGRHLSEVKKMLVERLDELRRTMDALMLSIVEATDQVIEQKMQKSAPYFVSGKTNLLNYDELADAEKLKALFHSFEEHSDMLGLLNKSMQANGVQVFIGSECGNETYQNCSVITTPYEREGEVMGVLGVVGPSRMPYDKIVPKVDMTARILSSLLKK; encoded by the coding sequence ATGAATTTAAATGATCGTTCGCAATTACTTTTTAAGCACTTGATGGCATTATACCTAAATGATGGAAAGCCTGTCGGGTCATCCGTGCTCGCTAAATTGCCGGATGTTTCAGTCAGTTCTGCCACGGTTCGTAATGTCATGTCGGATTTGGAAAAAATGGGCTTGATTCATTCCCCTCATACTTCTGCAGGGCGAGTACCGACAGATCATGGTTTTCGCGTATTTGTCGATTCTATCTTGACGGTACAGCCTTTAAACTCCTCTTTAACACAAGAAATTCAGCGCGGATTTACTCAAGCACAAACGCAAGAAGAATTGCTGGGCTCGGCATCCAATATCCTTTCTGGATTAACGGGGATGGCAAGTTTGGTGATGTTGCCGAATCAAGAGCAAGAAACGTTACGTCATATTGATTTCGTTAAACTGAATAACAAGCGTGTATTGGTCGTTTTGGTTTTAAATGATCAGGATGTGCAAAATCGAATTATTGAGTTTGAAGAAGATGTTTCTTCGTCTCAACTCATTCAAGCGGCTAATTATTTGAATGAGCATTTCGCCGGACGCCATTTGTCAGAGGTGAAAAAAATGCTGGTAGAACGCTTGGATGAGTTACGTAGAACAATGGACGCTTTGATGCTGTCGATTGTTGAAGCGACGGATCAGGTCATTGAACAAAAGATGCAGAAGAGTGCGCCTTATTTCGTCTCAGGCAAAACCAACTTACTCAATTACGATGAATTGGCGGATGCAGAAAAACTGAAAGCACTGTTCCATTCTTTTGAAGAGCACTCTGATATGTTGGGGTTGCTCAATAAGAGTATGCAGGCCAATGGCGTTCAGGTTTTCATTGGCAGTGAATGTGGTAATGAAACCTATCAAAACTGCAGTGTGATTACCACGCCTTATGAGCGAGAAGGTGAAGTGATGGGGGTGCTGGGCGTGGTGGGCCCCAGCCGAATGCCGTATGACAAAATCGTACCTAAAGTCGATATGACTGCTCGAATCTTAAGCTCCTTGCTGAAAAAATAA
- the grpE gene encoding nucleotide exchange factor GrpE: MSDNKTELNEEQHNATAEGEVSEETHQAEDAVEHDLEAMLEEAKKEAESQKELALRTLADMENLKRRTRMDVESAHKFALEKFVNELLPVLDSMEMGLDASSKEDVTVDSIREGLDMTFKQFLDVMQKFNVERVNPAGEKFDPQLHEAMTMIPSPDHDSQMVIEVFQKGYVLNDRLVRPARVVVAE; encoded by the coding sequence ATGTCTGATAACAAGACAGAACTTAATGAAGAACAACACAATGCAACGGCTGAAGGGGAAGTATCAGAAGAAACGCATCAAGCAGAGGATGCGGTTGAACATGACCTAGAAGCCATGCTGGAAGAAGCAAAAAAAGAGGCGGAATCTCAAAAAGAATTGGCGCTGAGAACGTTGGCGGATATGGAAAATTTAAAACGCCGCACACGCATGGATGTTGAAAGCGCCCATAAGTTCGCTCTGGAAAAATTTGTCAATGAGTTGCTACCGGTTTTGGATTCTATGGAAATGGGATTGGACGCATCTTCAAAAGAAGATGTAACGGTTGACAGTATCCGTGAAGGGTTGGATATGACCTTTAAGCAATTCCTGGATGTGATGCAAAAGTTCAATGTTGAACGTGTCAACCCAGCAGGTGAGAAGTTTGACCCACAATTGCATGAAGCCATGACGATGATTCCATCACCGGATCATGATTCACAAATGGTCATTGAAGTTTTCCAAAAAGGCTATGTGTTAAATGACCGTCTGGTTCGTCCGGCACGCGTTGTGGTCGCTGAATAA
- the dnaK gene encoding molecular chaperone DnaK gives MGKIIGIDLGTTNSCVAVMEGKETKVIPNAEGARTTPSIVAYADDGEVLVGDSAKRQAVTNPENTLFAIKRLIGRRADDAVVEKDKDMVSYKIISADNGDAWVQVGDKKLSPQEVSARTLMKMKKTAEDYLGHEVTEAVITVPAYFNDSQRQATKDAGKIAGLEVKRIINEPTAAALAYGMDKVKADSKIAVYDLGGGTFDISIIEVADLDGEKQVEVLSTNGDTFLGGEDFDNVIVDYIATEFKKDQNVDLKLDKLALQRVREAAEKAKIELSSREQTDINLPYVTADATGPKHLNMKITRAKFESLIEGLVQRSIDPCKTALKDAGLSASEIDDVILVGGSTRVPMVQAAVKEFFGKEPRKDVNPDEAVAMGAAIQGGVLSGDVNDVLLLDVTPLSLGIETMGGVMTKLIEKNTTIPTRKSQTFSTAEDNQSAVTIHVLQGEREMSSGNKSLGQFNLDEIPPAPRGTPQIEVTFDIDANGILNVSAKDKATNKEQHITIQASSGLSEDEIEAMVKDAEAHAAEDAKLKELVEARNQADAMVHGTKKLLDEQGDGVEASEKEAIEKAIADLEEAIKGDDKAVIDEKTQALATASQKLAEKAYAQPGADAGAEQQGSANNADDDIVDAEFEEVNDDKK, from the coding sequence ATGGGAAAAATTATCGGGATTGACTTAGGGACAACAAACTCATGTGTCGCAGTCATGGAAGGAAAAGAAACAAAAGTAATTCCTAACGCAGAAGGGGCTCGTACAACACCTTCTATTGTTGCTTATGCTGATGATGGTGAAGTATTAGTAGGGGATTCTGCAAAACGTCAAGCAGTGACGAACCCGGAAAACACTTTGTTTGCTATCAAGCGTCTGATCGGTCGTCGTGCTGATGATGCAGTCGTTGAAAAAGATAAGGACATGGTGTCTTACAAAATCATTTCAGCAGACAATGGCGATGCATGGGTGCAGGTAGGTGATAAAAAACTTTCTCCACAGGAAGTATCTGCTCGTACCTTGATGAAAATGAAGAAAACTGCAGAAGATTATTTAGGTCATGAAGTGACAGAAGCGGTTATCACGGTTCCGGCTTATTTTAATGACTCTCAGCGTCAAGCAACGAAAGATGCAGGTAAAATCGCGGGTCTAGAAGTTAAACGTATCATCAACGAGCCAACGGCAGCGGCATTGGCTTATGGTATGGATAAAGTCAAAGCGGATAGCAAAATCGCGGTTTACGATTTAGGTGGGGGGACATTCGATATCTCAATCATCGAAGTGGCTGACTTAGATGGTGAAAAGCAAGTTGAAGTTTTATCAACCAATGGGGACACTTTCTTAGGGGGTGAAGACTTCGATAACGTAATCGTAGATTACATCGCAACCGAATTTAAGAAAGATCAAAATGTTGACTTGAAGCTGGATAAATTGGCACTTCAACGTGTTCGTGAAGCGGCTGAGAAAGCAAAAATTGAACTTTCTTCACGTGAGCAAACAGACATTAACTTGCCATATGTAACGGCTGATGCAACGGGACCTAAGCATTTGAACATGAAAATCACCCGTGCGAAGTTCGAGTCGCTAATTGAAGGGTTGGTTCAACGTTCTATCGATCCTTGTAAGACAGCACTTAAAGATGCTGGTTTATCAGCTTCTGAAATTGATGATGTTATTTTGGTTGGTGGTTCAACGCGTGTTCCAATGGTTCAGGCAGCGGTTAAAGAATTTTTCGGTAAAGAACCTCGTAAAGACGTTAACCCGGATGAAGCCGTGGCAATGGGTGCCGCAATTCAAGGGGGTGTCTTATCAGGTGATGTGAACGACGTTCTTCTATTAGACGTAACGCCTTTATCTCTAGGGATTGAGACAATGGGTGGCGTGATGACGAAGTTGATCGAGAAAAACACGACTATTCCGACACGTAAGTCACAAACGTTCTCGACAGCGGAAGATAATCAGTCAGCAGTAACCATTCACGTGCTTCAAGGTGAGCGTGAAATGTCATCAGGGAACAAGTCCTTAGGTCAGTTCAACCTAGATGAAATTCCACCTGCACCACGTGGTACGCCACAAATCGAAGTAACATTCGATATTGATGCGAACGGTATCTTAAATGTTTCTGCGAAAGATAAAGCGACGAACAAAGAGCAACACATCACGATCCAAGCTTCATCAGGTCTATCTGAAGATGAGATCGAAGCAATGGTTAAAGATGCTGAAGCGCATGCTGCTGAAGATGCGAAACTGAAAGAGTTGGTTGAAGCGCGTAACCAAGCGGATGCGATGGTTCACGGCACCAAAAAGCTTTTAGATGAGCAAGGTGACGGGGTTGAAGCTTCTGAAAAAGAAGCCATTGAAAAAGCGATTGCGGACCTGGAAGAAGCCATTAAAGGCGATGACAAGGCGGTTATCGATGAGAAAACTCAAGCGCTGGCGACAGCAAGTCAAAAACTGGCTGAAAAAGCGTACGCTCAACCAGGTGCTGATGCGGGTGCTGAACAGCAAGGTTCTGCAAACAATGCCGACGATGACATCGTCGATGCCGAGTTTGAAGAAGTAAACGACGACAAAAAATAA
- the dnaJ gene encoding molecular chaperone DnaJ — MSKRDYYEILEVSATASEGEIKKAYRKLAMRYHPDRNPDNKEAEDKFKEASEAYEVLSDAQKRQAYDQFGHAGVDGSAGQGGFGGGGFADFGDIFGDIFGGGFGGGHRGPQPGNDLQYELEVSLEDAVAGTTVDVRIPTKELCESCDGSGAEPGSDVQTCPTCQGIGQVRVQQGFFAVSRTCPNCHGTGKLIKTPCKACRGEGYKHSSKTLSVKIPAGVDNGDRIRLQGEGEAGEPGAPHGDLYVRIRVKEHEIFQRDGNTLFCDMPLSFATATLGGTMDVPTLSGKANLKIPAGTQSGQRFKLAGKGVKSVRSAHVGDMIVEVHIETPVKLTAEQKELLKAFDESLQGKHHKQHSPKTHSFFDSVKAFFKGDDEDDSKDKKDGPWN, encoded by the coding sequence ATGAGCAAAAGAGATTATTACGAAATTCTAGAAGTTTCTGCCACTGCGTCAGAAGGGGAAATCAAAAAAGCCTATCGTAAATTGGCGATGCGCTATCACCCAGATCGCAACCCAGACAATAAAGAAGCGGAAGATAAGTTCAAAGAAGCCTCTGAAGCTTATGAAGTATTATCCGATGCACAGAAACGTCAGGCTTATGATCAATTTGGTCATGCCGGCGTGGATGGCAGCGCTGGACAAGGTGGCTTCGGTGGCGGAGGTTTCGCGGATTTCGGTGATATCTTTGGTGATATCTTCGGTGGTGGTTTTGGAGGCGGTCATCGTGGGCCGCAACCAGGAAATGATTTACAGTATGAACTTGAAGTTTCGTTAGAAGATGCGGTGGCCGGCACGACGGTCGATGTTCGTATTCCAACCAAAGAGTTGTGTGAAAGTTGTGATGGCAGTGGTGCAGAACCTGGATCTGACGTTCAAACTTGTCCTACTTGTCAAGGTATTGGGCAAGTTCGCGTTCAACAAGGATTCTTTGCGGTTTCTCGTACCTGTCCAAACTGTCATGGTACGGGGAAACTGATTAAAACACCTTGTAAAGCCTGTCGAGGAGAGGGATATAAGCACAGCAGCAAAACCCTTTCTGTTAAGATTCCGGCGGGTGTCGATAATGGCGACCGTATTCGCTTGCAAGGAGAAGGGGAAGCAGGAGAGCCAGGCGCTCCACACGGAGATTTGTACGTTCGTATTCGTGTGAAAGAGCATGAGATCTTTCAGCGTGATGGTAATACGCTGTTCTGCGATATGCCGCTTTCGTTTGCAACGGCAACTCTGGGGGGCACGATGGATGTTCCGACATTGAGTGGCAAAGCGAATCTGAAAATTCCTGCAGGAACGCAATCAGGTCAACGTTTTAAATTGGCTGGTAAGGGCGTGAAATCGGTACGTTCAGCACATGTGGGCGATATGATTGTTGAAGTGCATATTGAAACCCCAGTGAAATTGACGGCTGAGCAGAAAGAGCTGCTAAAAGCATTTGACGAAAGTTTGCAAGGTAAGCATCATAAACAGCATAGTCCTAAAACGCATAGCTTTTTCGACTCGGTTAAAGCCTTCTTTAAAGGTGATGACGAAGATGATAGCAAAGATAAAAAAGATGGGCCTTGGAACTAA
- the dapB gene encoding 4-hydroxy-tetrahydrodipicolinate reductase yields the protein MRVAVIGASGRMGKNLIDAVNQTDGLKLSAAIERPGSSLVGADAGELAGVGTLGVKIVDQIELVADDFDVLIDFTTPDTTLHNIKVCLAHDKKIVIGTTGFDEAGLKVIKEAAQRIAIVFAANFSVGVNLALKLLKQAAEVLNEGYDIEVIEGHHRHKVDAPSGTALRMGEVVADTLGRNLKECAVYGREGITGERDPSTIGFATVRAGDIVGDHTVLFATEGERVEITHKASSRMTFAKGAARSCNWLADKQTGLFDMQDVLNLR from the coding sequence ATGAGAGTAGCCGTTATTGGTGCGTCGGGTCGAATGGGAAAAAATTTGATTGATGCGGTCAATCAAACAGATGGATTAAAATTATCCGCTGCGATTGAACGTCCTGGCTCCTCTCTTGTGGGAGCTGATGCAGGTGAACTGGCTGGTGTGGGAACATTAGGTGTGAAGATTGTTGACCAAATTGAGTTGGTCGCTGATGATTTTGATGTACTTATTGATTTTACAACGCCAGATACCACGCTTCATAATATTAAGGTCTGTTTAGCGCATGATAAAAAAATTGTGATTGGAACGACCGGATTTGATGAGGCCGGTTTAAAAGTCATCAAAGAAGCGGCGCAGCGTATTGCGATTGTGTTTGCAGCTAATTTTAGTGTTGGAGTGAATCTGGCATTAAAACTTCTTAAGCAAGCAGCAGAAGTTTTAAATGAAGGGTATGACATTGAGGTGATAGAAGGACATCATCGCCATAAAGTGGATGCGCCTTCAGGCACTGCTTTGAGAATGGGTGAAGTGGTAGCTGATACCCTGGGTCGAAACTTAAAAGAATGTGCTGTGTATGGTCGAGAAGGCATTACCGGTGAGCGAGATCCGAGTACAATTGGGTTCGCCACCGTACGAGCCGGAGACATTGTGGGAGATCATACTGTTTTATTTGCGACAGAAGGTGAGCGTGTGGAAATCACCCATAAAGCTTCTAGTCGAATGACCTTCGCAAAAGGGGCGGCTCGTTCTTGTAATTGGTTGGCTGATAAACAAACAGGGTTGTTTGATATGCAGGATGTATTGAATCTGCGTTAA
- a CDS encoding DUF2986 domain-containing protein: protein MNRKKKISQKIAKRLKNASAKKSPKKKERYIPKAEREAMALEADHLNPSEK, encoded by the coding sequence ATGAATCGCAAGAAAAAAATTTCTCAGAAAATCGCCAAGCGATTAAAGAATGCCAGTGCCAAAAAAAGCCCTAAAAAGAAAGAGCGTTATATTCCAAAAGCTGAGAGAGAGGCGATGGCACTTGAAGCTGATCATTTAAACCCCTCTGAAAAGTAA
- a CDS encoding DsrE family protein, which yields MLISLRYTQRMIVLLSALLFSSVSFAADSNIVTVKDKQDIKVVYDINQNNIEAGIGKGLYYLRGLLEAYQKQGVSEKQLHISVVVHGAAGYWLLKDKPYQEFTGNPFDVNANKKVVQELMDHGVSVELCHVTMKGHGWAENDVLPGVKIVFDAYTRMIDLQQQGYAYIKFI from the coding sequence ATGTTGATTTCACTTCGATACACTCAAAGAATGATTGTGTTACTCAGTGCGCTACTGTTCTCAAGCGTTTCTTTTGCGGCAGATTCAAATATTGTGACGGTTAAAGATAAACAAGATATCAAAGTTGTTTACGATATTAACCAAAATAATATTGAAGCGGGTATAGGGAAAGGGTTGTATTATCTCCGAGGGTTACTGGAAGCTTACCAAAAACAAGGTGTTTCAGAAAAACAGCTTCACATCAGCGTTGTGGTGCATGGTGCGGCAGGATATTGGCTGTTAAAAGACAAACCGTATCAAGAGTTTACCGGTAATCCTTTTGATGTGAATGCAAACAAAAAGGTTGTGCAAGAATTGATGGATCACGGTGTGAGCGTTGAATTATGCCATGTAACAATGAAAGGGCATGGCTGGGCCGAAAATGATGTATTGCCGGGAGTCAAAATTGTGTTTGATGCTTATACTCGAATGATTGATTTGCAACAGCAAGGCTATGCTTACATCAAGTTTATCTAG
- the arfB gene encoding alternative ribosome rescue aminoacyl-tRNA hydrolase ArfB — protein MLDLLVISNTVSIPDSEIELTAIRSQGAGGQNVNKVASAIHLRFDIAASSLPDFYKQRLLTLRDSRITKQGIVVIKAQQFRTQEANRESALERLRMLIKSVAVVKKKRVATKPTKGSQRRRLESKAKKGRIKALRQKVQLD, from the coding sequence TTGCTCGATTTGTTAGTTATTTCCAATACGGTTTCTATTCCAGATAGTGAGATTGAACTGACTGCTATTCGCTCGCAGGGGGCTGGCGGGCAAAATGTCAATAAAGTCGCTTCCGCGATTCATTTGCGGTTCGATATCGCGGCTTCGTCCTTACCCGATTTTTATAAACAACGTCTACTCACATTGCGTGATTCTCGTATCACAAAGCAAGGTATTGTGGTCATTAAAGCCCAGCAGTTTCGTACGCAAGAAGCTAATCGAGAAAGTGCATTGGAACGTTTGAGAATGCTGATTAAATCGGTCGCAGTGGTGAAAAAAAAGCGAGTGGCGACCAAACCAACCAAAGGCTCTCAGCGCCGTCGTTTGGAAAGTAAAGCTAAAAAAGGGCGGATCAAGGCCTTAAGACAAAAAGTACAGCTTGATTAG
- a CDS encoding DUF2798 domain-containing protein, whose product MLSQQYHRLVSAFIMSIMMVFIMTGVITAVNTGIEGDFLYRWWEAMIVAWPIAFIVILLISKHVQKTAAKICCK is encoded by the coding sequence ATGCTGTCACAACAATATCATCGCCTCGTTTCTGCATTTATTATGTCTATCATGATGGTCTTCATTATGACTGGCGTTATTACAGCCGTTAATACCGGCATTGAAGGGGATTTTTTGTATCGCTGGTGGGAAGCAATGATTGTCGCTTGGCCAATCGCATTCATTGTCATTTTGCTTATCAGTAAACACGTACAAAAAACGGCGGCTAAAATTTGCTGCAAATAA
- the carA gene encoding glutamine-hydrolyzing carbamoyl-phosphate synthase small subunit → MTQTALLALEDGTLFWGISLGAEGETVGEVVFNTSLTGYQEILTDPSYYKQLVTLTYPHIGNVGVNEEDEESPSIMAQGLIVRDCPPLMSNFRAQKSLPEYLKEQGVVAISDIDTRKLTRILRDKGAQSGVIVAGENIDADAAIAKAKTFAGLKGMDLAKEVTTSETYVWTEGTWSLEKGHTDCASKSEYHVVAFDYGIKRNILRMLADRGCKLTVVPAKTPASEVLAMKPDGIFLSNGPGDPEPCDYAIQAIQEVLTTDIPVFGICLGHQLLALASGAKTVKMKFGHHGGNHPVQDLKTKKVMITAQNHGFAVDADSLPDTLEATHSSLFDGSSQGIQHKDKAAFSFQGHPEASPGPHDVAPLFDQFIENIKKYKQA, encoded by the coding sequence ATGACACAAACAGCTTTATTAGCTTTAGAAGACGGGACCCTTTTTTGGGGTATTTCTCTGGGAGCAGAAGGTGAAACCGTAGGAGAAGTGGTTTTTAATACTTCTTTAACCGGGTACCAAGAAATTCTGACAGATCCTTCTTATTACAAACAACTTGTAACTTTGACTTACCCTCATATTGGGAATGTTGGGGTAAACGAAGAAGATGAAGAGTCCCCTTCGATTATGGCGCAAGGGTTGATCGTTCGAGATTGTCCTCCGTTAATGAGTAACTTCCGTGCGCAAAAGTCATTGCCAGAATATTTAAAAGAGCAAGGCGTTGTCGCCATTTCAGATATTGATACACGTAAGCTAACACGAATTCTTCGTGATAAAGGTGCTCAGTCAGGTGTGATTGTGGCCGGCGAAAATATTGATGCCGATGCCGCCATCGCTAAGGCGAAAACATTTGCAGGTCTGAAAGGAATGGATCTAGCGAAAGAAGTCACAACATCTGAGACTTATGTTTGGACGGAAGGTACCTGGTCATTGGAAAAGGGTCATACTGATTGCGCGTCTAAATCGGAATACCATGTGGTTGCGTTTGATTATGGTATCAAGCGTAACATTCTTCGTATGTTAGCTGACCGAGGCTGTAAGCTGACAGTGGTTCCAGCTAAAACTCCAGCGTCTGAAGTATTGGCGATGAAGCCAGATGGAATTTTCTTATCTAATGGTCCGGGAGATCCAGAGCCTTGTGATTATGCGATTCAAGCCATTCAAGAAGTATTAACAACCGATATTCCTGTCTTTGGAATTTGTTTAGGGCACCAGTTATTGGCGCTTGCTTCGGGGGCGAAAACAGTCAAAATGAAATTTGGCCATCATGGTGGTAACCATCCTGTTCAGGATTTGAAAACGAAAAAAGTCATGATTACAGCGCAAAACCATGGTTTTGCAGTGGATGCGGACTCTTTGCCTGACACTTTGGAAGCCACGCACAGTTCTTTATTTGACGGTTCTTCGCAGGGTATACAGCATAAGGATAAAGCGGCCTTTAGTTTCCAGGGACACCCTGAAGCCAGTCCGGGTCCACACGATGTGGCACCTCTATTTGACCAATTTATTGAAAACATTAAAAAATATAAACAAGCATAA